In Carassius auratus strain Wakin chromosome 41, ASM336829v1, whole genome shotgun sequence, the DNA window TAattgccagaaaaaaaaagagataaaagtcaagatctttatttaaaaatttagttttattctgtggtggaaacaggcttccatatttGGGAAATCCGTTCGTTTGGATGGTGTGCATATCtgcctttgtttgtttttgaaaaggaCTTTTTCCCTCTCGTTTTTCTTCGCTCCCAGGATCTCTCTCAGTACTCTGACTCTGAATGTGAAGAGTGACAAGGTCTACACCAGACATGGAGTACCAATCTCAGTAACAGGCATTGCTCAGGTTAGAGAGACACACATTACACACTGCTCTGTTGGACAGTCTGTAAGCGCTGCTGTTCACGTGTTCTTCAGGTGAAGATCCAGGGTCAGAATAAAGAAATGCTGGCCACAGCCTGTCAGATGTTCTTGGGGATGTCGGAGGGGGAGATTGCTCATATTGCCCTGGAGACCCTCGAGGGACACCAGAGAGCCATTATCGCCCACCTGACTGTGGAGGTACTGCCATGTGCTAAAAGAGATTGAAGATACAAGCTTTCATAAGAAGATTACAAAGAGAACTGGAGGATTTTAGTGCTGAGATCAACAAGCAACTGTACTTCTGTTGTTAGCTGGCTATTTGTTATTAATTATAcaatctctctttcttttttttttttttctgtaggagATCTATCAGGACCGTAAAAAGTTCTCCGAGCAGGTCTTCAAGGTGGCTTCCTCTGACCTGGTCAACATGGGGATCGGTGTTGTCAGCTACACGCTCAAAGATGTGCACGATGATCAGGTGACTATAGTCAGGAACCACACACCCTAACGTTCACTGCCATTCAACTGCTTGTGTGACATAAATATATTCACATGTaggaaatatgttttaaaatatagtttatttttgtgatggcaaagctgaatgttcagcagccatttctccagtcgccagtgtcacatgatacttctgaaatcattctaatatgctgatttggtgatcaaaaaatgtcttttaacagttgtgctgcttaacctgttaactttcacccattttaaaatcagacattgcattaccatgaaaatggtacatcgaATTCATGTTactaaatgttttcagtcatgaattataaaaatatacatatatttcactCAACTGAAACTCACTTCAACTTTCTCCCAGAATTATCTAATCTCGCTGGGTAAAGCTCGTACCGCTCAGGTGCAAAGAGATGCTCGTATCGGCGAAGCTCAGTTCAAGAGGGATGCCGTCATCAgggtgaaaatatttattttttctgttatcATTATTGAATGTGTGACGTTGGTGTGCGATTAAactgttaatgtgtgtgtttgtgtatgtaggAGGCTCACGCCATGCAGGAGAAGATCTCTGCTCAGTATAAGAATGAGATTGAGATGGCTAAATCCCAGAGAGACTTTGAGCTGAAGAAAGCCGCCTATGACGTGGAGGTCAACACCAAGAAGGCGGAGTCTGAAATGGCCTATCAGCTTCAGGTAGCGAATGATCTCCACCTTGGTTTTCAGCTGGTAACATGTAACGTTTCGTGTAAAAATCCTGTAAAACTAGACGATTGAGTCCCATCTACTGAGATTTTTGCTGGCCGTCATCTGCATCAGGTGGCCAAGACAAAGCAGCGCATTGAAGAGGAGAAGATGCAGGTTCAAGTCGTGGAGCGTACCCAGCAGATCACCCTACAGGAGCAGGAGATCACCCGCAGGGAGAAGGAACTGGAGGCCAAAGTCCAGAAACCAGCTGATGCCGAGAGATTCCGCATCGAGAAGATCGCTGAGGCACAAAAGTGAGAACCGAGGAACTAATGCAGCGCTGCACAAACAATGGGCTGCAAATGTTTTGGCTAATTTCACACAAATCTGTGCTGCTTCAGTGGAAGCAAATCTGAAGAATAGAACTCATAGCTTTGTATGATAATCTCATAAAAACGTAAGTTCTCTCACTTTAACAGGCTTCAGTTGATCATGGAGGCAGAAGCTGAGGCAGAGGCCATCAGGGTGAGTTCCTGAATCTCTCCACACACTTGTTTCTTGCCTTTGAAAATGAGCGTTTCTGTTCTCATAAGACACATACCCTgctcaacattcatctttttctgtctctctttcagaTGAGGGGAGAGGCAGAGGCCTTTGCACTGGAGGCAAAGGGTCGGGCTGAAGCCGAGCAGATGGCCAAAAAGGCAGAAGCTTTTAACCAGTACAAAGAGGGAGCCATGGTGGACATGCTGCTGGAGAAACTCCCACTGGTTAGTGCATCCGAAATTCTGAACGTCCATGAATTAGTTCAATGACAAGAACACTCAGCAATGACCTCCACTCCTCTAGATGGCGGAAGAGATCAGCAAGCCACTCTGTGCAGCCCAGAAGGTCACCATGGTGTCCAGCGGTGGGTCAGAAGTGGGCGCAGCTAAGCTGACAGGAGAAATTCTGGAAATCATGACTCGGCTGCCGAGCGCAGTGGAGAAACTGACTGGAGTCAACATCTCACAGGTGACCACACTCACGGCAGCTAGAATGCCCCTTAAGTTTACATTAGAATACTTCAGAAATACAGCACAAACTGCTTTAAAACACACCTGCTTTCTACTCCAGCCACACTAACATTTTGTTACCTTCTGTTTTGGACAGGTTGGATCAACCCGCATGGGCTAATGGAGTGCATGAGGAAGGAATCGGGTCTGATCCGCTGTGATCGTGTCCGTATGCATGCCTGTGTTTATACTGAACCTGGAACATTGAGGTCATTTTTGTGTTTGTAATCCACTAATTTTaacattcagtttttttattctattctaattGATATTTAATCATATGGTAATTTTATAAGTTAGGTGAACTACATCATCTGCTCTAGAGCCACTGTTATATTCAGGGAAGCAGGGCTGGtctttctccttttttatttttggaatagTTTTTAGTATTTCTTGTCTGTCAGAGCCACACGCATGTTGATTCTGGTACAGTTTCTTCCAAAACCAAAGTGCATTCAAGTCAAATGCATGTAAATCCACCTGAAGTGCATTACTGAAGCCATAGTCCTCGTGCGTGATGCCTCACATCTGCAGACACAGAAGTGTGACGCTTTATTCTTGCACTTTTATAGATAAGGTTTATCATGCAATGCTCTGTGAAAGCTTTTTTCTTTGAACAGTGGCACAGTTTGCAGACATATTGAAAATTATTcggaatataatacattttttgttaccTTGTGCTCAGGAAAGTGATTTATACAGCAAGTTGAAAAGTAAGATGGTGTGGGAAGTGGGTGAAGAAAAGAAaccctttgatttttttttaagctgatgaacaaacatgataaaagaagaagaggaaactGGTCAGGGATTTAATGCAGGCAAAGAAACTCCAGTGAAGGCTGGTGATGGTTTAATTTCTCATatcacagtataaaaaaaaaaaatgaatttagtctttttgttttgcaatgctgCTGTGTACTTAACACTAAAATGGACTTGACATCACTAAAGGTTAACCTATGCATTTGTAGTTTATGCCTTCAAAGTGCCTCAGAGCTATTTTTACCTCCTCTCTGAATCAAGCTGCTCTGATTGCATTTCAGCAACATAAGCTGTGGTGTGTCATGTGATACTTCCTGGCCTTAATTTCAgttagaatgttttatttttagtgtaaagcctcattattgtttttatatatgacACACCCAATTTTGCCTTACTGTACGTTCaatgaatatatactgtatatgttcacCTTAAACTGACGATCGCTATATCCAGGCTAGGATTTATTCATATTAAGTATGTActgtttattataaacaataaacTATTAGTATGCATTCTACTTTAACATGTCAATTTATGGCTTTGTCTGGATGTGTTTCCACAAATCTATAATGTTTAGCATATAATGAATGCTAATGTGAAACGACACTACTCACAATGAGCAGATTGTGTTCGAGCATTGGTGAAAATGAGGATATCACTTTATTTGAAAAGGTTACTTTATTAAAACACCTACAAAAAATAGACAACACCGGCAATGACACTGACTAACACGAGCAGGGAGTctaaaacagagacagacagacccgATTAATAACAGAGAGCAATATTAATGAAGAAAATTATGTCCCAtgaagtatttacatttttcatcgtTTATGAAACATGAATAGCTGAGGACAGAACATGCCcataactatatttataaaaatacaataaaggtTCAGGGACTCGGTGTACCAAAAAAAAGATTGGCATGGTAATATAACCATTTGGGAATCACATTCTTGTGTGTATGTTACAGTATATATGTTGCTCTCCACCCCTACCTTCACACACAGTCTTACTCTTaaatgaggaagaggtggcgTCATCACACCAGGTTCAAGTTAAATCTGCAGTGTGCAATTACGTACTGTAGCTTTAAGAGAGTTTCCTGCAAGTGTCCTATAGGTTTACACAGTAAATTCAGGACAAACgctttgtttatttttctattcACCCTGTTCATTTCTCATTACATAGGCAATAACTTTGTCACACTTATTGGTATAAATGTACATGCTTGTGGCCATTCtgcttgtttttttccccctctctttttctctataAAATTCTTCAAGGCCCCCGCATTTTGATTTCTGGCAAGTCCAGGCTCATATTTAAGTCAGGtggtttctgattggctgtcattgATTTTATTCTTAATCAGAATTTGAATCATTAAAGCTTTATGTTGTCATCCTTGGTCTGAATGGGCTTTAaagaagtttatttttttctagttgatgtatgataaaaacattgacagccaatcagaatccatccagCTTTATAGAGCTTCAGTAATTAAGGTGgataattgtaaattgtaattattgtCCTTGGTGCGAACAGACCTTAAGGGACCATTTATGTGCAGACATACAGGGGCGGAGTCACAAATATCCATTTTCTGTTTTGGCTGAATATGATAATATCATGTAATAAGCCTGTGTTTCATATATCAGCATTGATGTACATAATTatagaacatttttaatatacacCAAGAGCTCTTTAAATGTCTTATTGATGGTTATCAACACTTTAAATGGCTCTCCGAGAGATCAACAAATGAATTTGAATCATTGAGATGAACTCGTCTCACACAGTGTTGAATTTTTAATGATCTGTGAGCGTTTCTTAATGATGAATTACCCTCCACCGCAGAAAAGACAGCCTTAGATTCTCTACATGACCACGAATGCTAGCAAGGTTAGGCAGAATTCACTGTTAAACATGTTATTCACTATTTTCACTTAATATGCAAGTAGGAAAAAATACATCTGTGTTTCTGCTAATGTTTCAATAGATTATTGATTATGTGTGTCAAGTGTTTCCTGTAGAGAACGATGACTAAATTGTTGGTTTGTAGAGCCGTGTGCTTTTGTGCTGCCTGTCATCTAGCTATGAAGCCCTCCACCAGTTCATATGATTATGTTTCGTGACCTATTCAGACAGTTTGGATACAGGTTAGAGGACCGGGATTCAAGGTTGAGTTACCAAGCAACATTTTATCCTAAAATCAATCTTATATAATTCATGTTAGCCCATCGTCAGCGCTTAGTCATCATTACTGGACCTCACCGAACACAAAAGACTCAAACTTTTACAGAGACGTTTCATTCTCAGGTTCACagagaaaatatgatgattttggAAAGAAAGGATGACTCGGCTAATTCTGTGGTGCATTCTGGGAGATCTGTGCTCTGTGAAACTAAATACTGATGCCATAAGTATTGATATTGCGGGAACAGAGAGTCTAAATATGATTTCAGGATAAAATATTGCTTGAGGAGTTCAGGATCTCAGGATAGGGAGTGAGAAGTGGGTCATTTAGGGGCACCGAACCTGCGGCTTTTATTCGCCCCAacccaccttaaaaaaaaaaatacactaatttACATAAGAGTGCTTAGCTTTGTCTGCTTAAAAACACACCACCAGACTGTGGTCCACACATACTTTCTTACATTCTTCCACTTTTCATCTCTCTGTCACTTTCTAAACCATGTTCATGGCGTCTTCGGTGAGGAAGGAGTGAATGTACGCAAAGGAAGGCCGTAGTTTACAGTCTCTGCTCCAGCAGCTAAGCATCAGCTCATACAAACCCTGTGGGCACACAGCCGGGCGAGACAGGTACACCtgatcaagagagagagagagagaaagagagagagtgagtgattgAAACTATGCTAATGTTTTTCTTATGAGGGTTAATAAGTGTTAGCAAGCACGCGCACCTGTCTGCCCTGGTCTCTGAAAAACTCCCCTGCGTTGTCAATGACTTGTTCATCGGTCATGTGACTGTACGGCTGCTCCTGACACACACTCAGCATCTCCCACAGAGTCACGCCAAATGCCCACACGTCACTCGCCGTAGTGAACttcccctacacacacacaaattgactCGACATTCAGGGAACCGGTATAATGCACATTACGAGCTAATACATTTGTATATGGATATGACTCGTTGCTGATGTCATTTCATTATATACAGTTGGGTCAGTTGTTACTAAAAATGAAACATGATAAAATGagaaacagtacaaaaaaaattatttactatttactaaactatttttttgtacttttttttattcagctgaAATACATATTTAGTCATAAgtataaatatgctaaatataaacaaagtaattaaatatatcttaattgtGGTAATGAAAATTTGTAAAAAACGGAAATGTTATTTATTCGAAATTTAAGAACATGGCAAAATGTTATaatgtcatattttttattttaatacaataaatattaaatcagataataaatattaaataaacaaatataaatgaatggaTTAAATATATCTTCATTATGGTAATGCAGAAAAGATTACACACGTTCTCTAGTGGTCCCAGAAATTTTAACcccattatatataatgtatttttatttcttaataaataaaatagatacaCAAAATGTTATGATATTATATTTCCTTaagtaatacataataataaatgttaattagtAAATATGGATTAATCACTAGTGGTCACAGATTTTGGGACTCTATAAACTTTATAAagagtgtatttttatttgtgtacaaaattgtATGTATAAGTTTTCTTTATTAAAAGATATAAAATGTCAAGtatgataataaatataatttaataaatataaattaattaaatatatcatCATTATAGTAACACCGAGACAAACTTTTCCATAAAAAACAATTTAGTTTGTCTCTAATATTCctgtatgttttcatttatttctaataGAAAAAAGTAATAGTTTGTGTTCTCACCATGAGGATGCACTCCCATGCCATCCAGCGAATCGGCAGCACAGCTCGTCCCTGTATCCTGTAGTAATCGCCAGCATAGAGGTTCCTGCTCATGCCAAAATCAGCTATCTTTATCTGACGCTCCCCGCCGCGCTCCTCCCCCTCGCCCCTCTCTCCACCCACCAGGCAGTTCCTCGTGGCCAGGTCTCGGTGCACAAAGTTCAGAGACGACAAGAACTTCATTCCTGATGCAATCTGACTCGCCATGGAGATCAAAGCAGGGTAgctgagacagaaagagacattTAACCTCCCACACTGTAAGAAATGCTTTTTCTGCTTGATATAATCGCTGTAgtgttctgtgtgtctgtgcacCTGATGGTTGGTGTGTTATGTGAAGGGCCGGTCTTGTCCAGCAGCACTCTCTGGGACAAATACTGATTGAGGTCTCCACTCTCCATGTACTCTGTGACCATACACAGTGGGtcgctgctcacacacacacccagcagGCAGATTATGTTCGGATCCTTCAGGCGCGATAAGATCTTCACCTCCTTCAGAAAATCATTCCTGTtgggaaaaaaaaagagcacGAAAAGAATAAGAGGGTAACAAGAGAAGGGGAAAGGACAAAATATTAAGATATAAAGTGTATGAAGAATTTGAGTTTACTAAAGTTTTACTAAATACATAACAACAGTTACGGTTTTAGAGCTCAAGAACTATTCCAACTAAATCTGGAAATATGGCaaaaaactataattatataataacccataataattataatacagttACCTGGCATTTTTAGATGCATCTGGCCTTAAAATCTTCACCGCCACCAGCAGAGGGCGCCCTTTCCTCACATTAAATGGGAACTCAAGGTTTTCAAGGTCTTGGGGGTTTTCAATCTCACACAGATGAACCTAACAAGGAAACATAAAGTATATAGCCTGCTATAAAGGcaacattatattatacattatattactatattatttaattagtCTGCCTTTGGGCCACACAATAAGGTTTTTGAAGAAAGAATTTCATGAAGCTAAGAGGGGTGTGGGAATTTGTAATGTTTATGCAATCCAAAGTTGTACCTCTCCAAATTGTCCTTCTCCCAGCTTTTCTTTGAATACAAGTCGTTCCCGTGGCAACTCGGGCAGGGGCGGACAATCAGTGGGCGTGGCTGAGAGGGCGGGAACTGCATATGTATTGTTTCCACTAACGCCTTGCAGGCTAATGATGTCAGCTTCCGCATAATGAGGAACACTTCCCCCGCCTCCCGATGCTTCTCCATAATGAGCCAGGCCAGGGGGCGGAGCTCCAGGATAAGGAGGCGGTCCCTCCTGAATGGGTAGGCCTTTATCAACCATATCAACAGCACATGCTAagataaaaaaaggtaaaaaagaaaTACTTATAATAGAAAGCCATAttatccaataataataataagaaattattaacTGCACACATGCACTTAAACACTCACATACACTGGAGATGACATATTATGTACATGCTTACTGGATATGATTGGCTGTCAGAAGACAGCTAGAAAACACTAACATGCTCCAATCGGCTCATACGTTACCTCATCCTGGACAAAACAATATTCTACCATTTGTGACAGCAAAAATGTTTACATTGCTATTCAAGATATCTATATCAAATaaagaatattcctttaaacttCATATTTAAATAACCTGGTTCCCACAagtttattaagcagcacaattgtttcagTGTTGtcaatatacactgaacaaaattataaatgcaacacttttgtttttgtccccaattttcatgagctgaactcaaagagttaagactttttctgtgtacacaaaaggcctatttctctcaaatattgttcacaaatctgtctaaatctgtgttagtgagcacttctcctttgccaaatTAATCTATCCaactcacaggtgtggcatatcaagatgctgattagacagcatgattattgcacaggtgtgccttaggctggccacaataaaaggtcactgcaatgtgcagttttactgtattgggagggggggggggtccagGGGGAGgttcagtatctggtgtgaccaccatttgcctcacgcagtgcaacacatctccttcacatggctgtgtgaagtttcTGGATATTGGCAGAaactggaacacgctgtcatatacgccgatccagagcatcccaaacatgctcaatgggtgacatgtcccgTGAGTGTGCTAGCCCTGCAAggactgggatgttttcagcttccagcaattgtgtacagatccttgcaacatggggccgtgcattatcatgctgcaacatgaggtgatggtcaaaACAATGGGCATCAGGATCTTGTCACTGTAtcactgtgcattcaaaatgccatcaataaaatgcaactGTGTTCATTGTCCAGAACatacgctgtctgccatctgccctgaaaagtgaaaaccaggattcatccgtgaagagaacacctctccaaagtgccagatgccatcaaatgtgagcatttgccaaCTCAAGTCGGAAACAACGacaaactgcagtcaggtcgagactcCGATGAGGACAACGAGCATttagatgagcttccctgagacggtttctgaaagttctttggttatgcaaacaaTTGGTTTGCAGCAGCTGTCCGtgtggctggtctcagatgatcttggaggtgaagatgctggatgtggaggtcttgggctggtgtggttatacgtggtctgcggttgtgaggccggttgAAAGTACTgtcaaattctctgaaacgcctttggagacggcttatggtagagatATGAAAATTCAATTCATGGgaaacagctctggtggacattcctgcagtcagcatgacaattgcatgctccctcaaaacctgggacatctgtggcattgtgctgtgtgataaaactgcacattttagagtgaccttttattgtggccagcctaaggcacacctgtgcaataatcatgctgtctaatcagcatcttgataagCCACAGCTGTGAgttggatggattatctcggcaaaggagaattgctcactaacacagatttagacagatttgtgaacaatatttgagagaaaaaaaggcttaGATTTTTTAGTtcagctcatatatatatatatatatatatatatatatatatatatttactgtatttggaTAACAAAGTAGCCCTCAGCGATTTTTGATTGCTAAAGCAAATTTTACAGCTAGAATATCTAAAATAGACTAACTTAATATTTTCATAGttgttaataataaacaattatttgatacaattttacttttattaaaaatgagacaagaatttgtttttcatgttttatttgcataccAACTTAAGCATGAACTCCACTAACTCCAAGGTAAACAAGTACATTAAATTTCAATAAACgttataatttacaaaaatgtttgttgTTGCGCTGGCAATGAAAGtaacaacagataaaaaaactaaacaaaacaaaaaaacttgagGCCAAAGCATTAAATCGCTTaacaattaatgtttatttcactCTGTTAGGTCATCTTAGTTCTAAACGTACTAATTCATGATggattttatattgtaattgaCGTTTAGGTCTGGGACAAGGGTAAACCACTAAAAGCTTCCAAGACTTCCAAGTcccaaaaacacacttaaagaAACACCCTTTTATGTTTAATATCCTCTGTGCTGTTCTGGGGGCTTACATCACTAACTGTTACCGTTAGGAGTTCAGGGCACTTCAAAATGTTCCCTGGGGAGGACACCACCCCTTGCCCATTTTTGGGGCAGAATGAACCCCTCTCTCTTACCCTGGGACAGGTTTTGGGGCTTTTCTCGCTGGCTGTGGCAGTTTGTCAGCCTGTTGGGGCCATGTGTCAGGTCAGACAGGAGGAGATGATATGCTGGGTTGTTTAACAGCAGTGCTAGgaggacacagacacagacacacacacacaaatcccacGGACACACGAAGGGTATGACAGTGTGAGCAGACACCACATGACAAAAACGACACGAAGCGGCACAACCACAACCAAACCACATTAAAACACAACCATATCACAACACGAGAcgacacaacaacaaaacacaaacaacaggGCCGTTAATGGGTGACGGAGCAAACCAGTTCCATGTGAGATTCACAAACACAGCAGGCAGTGTTGTCATTGAGAATGACGCAGGCTGTTAATCGTCTTGGTCAGTCTGTTGTGGGGCATTCcttttatgttaattattatatGAAAACATTAAGTATCTGTCACGAAAGCAACTATAGCAGGAAAAAACGGAACATTTGAGTACAAGTGAAGTGTGAGTGAAATAAATCTGCCTCCCTCCTCTCTCTTTTTCAGATAGTACAGTGGCTCTTTGTGTCTGGGTTGTGGATTGTCCTAAAGTACTTTTTCTGATGTCGTTTTGGCAGTGCAGTTGATTCCCCCTGGTGACCTGGGTTCCTGTGCATTTACTGAGTGAGGTATATGaatgctgagtgtgtgtgtgtgtgtgtttgtcacctGTGCTGTCACGTTGCTCTCGGGGCCGCAGTACAGTGCTGGGCTCCTGGTATTCTCCGTCGCGGTCCCGGTCATCGGGGAAGGTGTGTATGCGCTGGTAGCGGctggagtatgtgtgtgtgttagtgttatTGATCACCACGCTGTCCGATGGAACCGAAAGATGAACCCGCAGCTCGTCACTAGAGAGGCTGCCTTGTGCCTGGATACACAGAGACAAATAGAATATTAAAGAGCCATGAAATCCAATTCGTCAATGTCTGATAGATATCTGTACACAAGTACATTCCTAAAATGCTATAACAGATAAATGCACAACAAATTCCATTTtctattatgaaaaaataaatcaaacagatGAATATTCTGCTTTTATACAGCGGCCTATTCATATTTTAGATACACTATTGCCAGTTCCTTTATTTTTGCTCCACCAATGAAAAGTtacaaacaaaatcaaagcagAATCATGTCTCAGAATGACTCAGGATGAACCTGAATGCTTTATGTTTACTGAATAATTAATTGACTCACTTGTTTTGATGAAAATCACctaaaagaataattaaattacttattATTAAAGACATTTACCATTTCTTTCCCAACAAGCATTAGTGCTTATGAACGAATCAGTTGAGTTAAGGACTTGCTTATAAAGCCTGAACACAGTCAAGTGGAGTTACACAAACATCGCAAAAGTCCCAGTGCTTTTGAACTGTACATAGTGATGAAAAGCACCTTGCCAAGTAGCTTCTTCCAGTATTGCCTCCAAAGTATGACAGCTATGACAGCCAATAGGAGCAGGATAATCCCAACAAGGCAGCCAATCAGGATGGGCGTGTTGCTGCTGTCATCTTTGGCTACAGGTAACCCGGCCCTCAGAGTGACGGCAGGGAACTCTGTTAATACAAAACACATCAGGTTCAAGATTACATGCATGTTAGTGTAATGCTAGCtgaatttacaaataattacaaacacCATCAATTAGGCATTTAAAGACCTTCAGAGTGTTCAGAGAGTAAAACCTCTTGTAACCTTTCAGTAAACTTTTAATCTCAGTGCTGGGTAAGGCAGTAATAAGTAAATGTCTTCATGGTCATTGACACACTTTCTGTGATTTGACTTGCTTTCttatacactgtgtgtgtgtgtgtgtgtgtgttcttatgTCAGTAAATTTAGAAGGCAGCTGTTGTTTTGGGGGACTGTGATAAGCTTTGACGGGGGTAAATGAGCTGTGAGAGTGGTTATAGTCCTAAAGCTAAGAGAGCTAAAGTTAATTCAAAAAGGGACAAGAGCAAGGACAGCTGGAGCGATTTCACAAAGATTCTTTATGAGTTTGGCGATATATAAAAACACTAACTCAAAACAATAGTGCATTgttaaaatcaagaaaaaaaaaaaaaagccacccgagtcatgcaaaaaaaattctCTACTGTCTTCAAGATGGACACGGACACGCATACGCATGCACAACAACCAACCACATTCTCAAAGTATTTTATGTGAGGGCAGGGTTCTCTGTACTGGTAAACACGCCATACAAATCTAAGAGTCTACAGGAGACAGTACTCTTTTCT includes these proteins:
- the LOC113060005 gene encoding flotillin-1-like; protein product: MFYTCGPNEAMVVSGCGRSPPLMIAGGRVFVIPCIQKIQRISLSTLTLNVKSDKVYTRHGVPISVTGIAQVKIQGQNKEMLATACQMFLGMSEGEIAHIALETLEGHQRAIIAHLTVEEIYQDRKKFSEQVFKVASSDLVNMGIGVVSYTLKDVHDDQNYLISLGKARTAQVQRDARIGEAQFKRDAVIREAHAMQEKISAQYKNEIEMAKSQRDFELKKAAYDVEVNTKKAESEMAYQLQVAKTKQRIEEEKMQVQVVERTQQITLQEQEITRREKELEAKVQKPADAERFRIEKIAEAQKLQLIMEAEAEAEAIRMRGEAEAFALEAKGRAEAEQMAKKAEAFNQYKEGAMVDMLLEKLPLMAEEISKPLCAAQKVTMVSSGGSEVGAAKLTGEILEIMTRLPSAVEKLTGVNISQVGSTRMG